The Amycolatopsis sp. NBC_01480 genome segment GCGCGAGCGACAGTTCGGGGTCGTCGTCGTGGTAGAGGTCCGGCCGCAGCATGACGGCGAAGTGGCCGGGGTGCGCCAGCGCGAAGCCGATGTAGGCGCTGCCGCCGTCGAGGAAGCCGTACGGCCCCTGGGCGACCGGCCCGATGGTCCGGCCGGCCAGCCGGAACGCTTCGGTGGCGATGGCGGTGAAAACCCCCGCTTTGTCACGGAAGTGGTGGGCGGGGGCGCCGTGCGAAACCCCGGCGCGCCGGGCGATCTCGCGCAGGCTCAACGCGGCGGGCCCGACCGCTTCGACCTCGGCGACCGCGGCGTCGATCAGGGCCTGCCGCAGATGCCCGTGGTGGTAGGGCTTGGGTGCGTCGCTCGCCATGGGATAGACGCTACCGGCATCTAGGCGTTGACAAGATGCCACCGCCTCCTAAACTAGTCAATGTCTAGATGGGGGAATCGATGACTGTGGCGAGCCGAACCCGCATCCGGCGGATCGACGTCGGCGTGCTGGCCGGCGTCTTGGGATTCCTCCTCCCGATGGCCAGCAACCTCCTGGTGCCCATCTGGCAGATGCCTTCGACCTCCGCGGCCGGGCCGGAGGTGGCCCGGTTTGCCGTCGACCACCAGGCCGGCCTGCGCGGGACCCTGCTCCTCGACACCGTCGGAGTCACGCTCTGGATGGTCTTCGGCGGCGCGGTATGGCTTCGGCTCCGCCGCGCATCGGCCTCGGACACCCTGGCGACGAGCCTGTTCGGCGTCGCGTTCAGCGGCATGGTCCTGCTGCTGCTGGCCGGATTCACCAGTTTATCGCGCCCCCGATCCGGCCACAGCGCAGCTTTTGTACGACCTCACGTTCGCCCTGCTGGCGATGTCGGGCATGCCTGCCGTTGTCGCGCTCGGCGCGTATGCCACGGTCGGGTACACCACCAAGCGGCTGCCGCGGCCCACTGGCGACTTCGCCATTCTCACGGCTGCGGCCCATGCGCTGCTGCTCGTGTCGCTCGTGACTCCACGGGGCGTTCTTTCTCTTGAAGGGCTCCTGATCACGGTGGCGCCCGCGCTTCTTTTCGTCTGGATCCTCACCACCGCAGTGACGCTGCGACGGCCCGGCCCGGACGGGCTTCCTCGCTGAGCACCCCGGTTTCAGCGCGGCACCAGTGCCCGGAGCCGGGCGACGGCCAGCCGGACGCGGGACTTCACCGTGTTGACCGGGATCCCCATGGCCGTGGCGAGTTCGCGGTACGGGACGCCGCGAATGTACGCCTGCACAAGCAGTTCCCGTTGCCCCGCGGGGAGCGCGGCGAGTGCGGCCTGGATCTGGCGGACCTCGGCGTCGCCGAGCACGTACTCGATCGGGTCCGGCTCGGTCGGAATCGGCGCCTGGTGCGCGATGAGGTTGTCGCGCTCGCGCGCGGCCTGGGCCGCCCGGACCCGGTCGACCGCGCGCCGCCGCGCGATCATGGTGACCCAGCCCGCGCCGTTGCCCTGCGCTCTCCTGAAGCGGGACGCGGTCGACCACAACTCCAGGAACGTCTCCTGGGCGACCTCCTCCGCCTGCGCGTGATCCTGCAGCACGGCGAACACCGTGTGGAACACCAGGCCGGAGAAATCCCGGTACAACCGGTCGAACGCGGCCGCATCCCCCGCGGCCACCCGCGCGATCAAATCCTCCATCGTCGTGTTTCCCAGCGTCCGCAGTGTCAGGGCGTCAAGCCAGTGCACGCAGCAGGATCCGGGCCGCGGGACCCACCAGTGATTCGGTGCCCTCGGACGTGCGGCTTGGTGCGGGT includes the following:
- a CDS encoding TetR/AcrR family transcriptional regulator, giving the protein MASDAPKPYHHGHLRQALIDAAVAEVEAVGPAALSLREIARRAGVSHGAPAHHFRDKAGVFTAIATEAFRLAGRTIGPVAQGPYGFLDGGSAYIGFALAHPGHFAVMLRPDLYHDDDPELSLARDEAFQILYGSAADLDGLPPGADVTGLVLAGWSLAHGFATLWLNGNLKDRTGPAPADVADQLRDGVIRLGRALEQQRGDQ
- a CDS encoding sigma-70 family RNA polymerase sigma factor, translating into MEDLIARVAAGDAAAFDRLYRDFSGLVFHTVFAVLQDHAQAEEVAQETFLELWSTASRFRRAQGNGAGWVTMIARRRAVDRVRAAQAARERDNLIAHQAPIPTEPDPIEYVLGDAEVRQIQAALAALPAGQRELLVQAYIRGVPYRELATAMGIPVNTVKSRVRLAVARLRALVPR